Genomic DNA from Desulfuromonas versatilis:
CCGACCCGCGGCAGCGTGACCATCGCCGGCAAGAGCGTCGGCGAGCGCTCGGTGCGCGAGCTCGCCGACTTCCGGCTGCACAACATCGGCTTCATCTTCCAGTCCTACAACCTGATCCCGGTGCTCACCGCCGCCGAGAACGCCGAGTTCACCCTGATGCTGCAGGGGTTCGCGGCCCCCGAACGGCGCCGGCGCATCGCCGCGCTGTTCGAGGAGCTGGGCATCGGCGGGCTCGAAGAGCGCCGCCCCAACGACCTCTCCGGCGGCCAGCAGCAGCGGGTCGCCGTGGCCCGCGCCATGGCCGCCGAGCCCTCGGTGATCCTCGCCGACGAGCCGACCGCCAACCTCGACTCGAAAACCAGCGAGGATCTGCTGCGGCTGATGCGCCGCATCAACGCCGAGAAGGGCACCACCTTCGTCTTCAGCTCCCACGACGCCCTGGTCATCTCCCTGGCGCGGCGGGTGGTGCGGCTCAAGGACGGGCGGCTGGAGGCGGATGAAAGGCAGGATGGGAAGAATTCAGAAGTCAGAATTCAGGAGTCAGAAGAAAACCTCAACCAAGGGCCTTGATGTTTTCAATAATTCCCCGGCGAAAAACCGTGGCCGCAGTTCTGAACACGCTGCTGCTTTTGCTGCTGCCTGCGCTGGCTCATGCCGAATGGCTGGCCGAGCCCCGGGTCGGCGGCCATTTCAAAACCCTCAACCTGCTGCTCGAGGCGCCCCCCGCGGATCTGGGAAGCTCCGGGGAGCTCTCCTCGAACCGCCTGCGCCTCGATTTCGCCGGCACCCTGCCCGGCAGCGTCAAGGGCGAATTCTCCGTCGAGGACATCCTGCTCTACACCGACCCGCCGAGCCTGGCGCCGCTGCCGGGCGATTCGCCCAACCGCCGCCTCGACCTGGAAAAAGACTGGAACCGCGGCGGCCGCTTCGCCCACCAGCTGTTCGTCGACCGCCTCAACCTGCGCGCCCACCTCGCCGGGCTCGACTGGACCCTCGGCCGCCAGGCCGTCGGCTTCGGCCGCATCAGCCTCTTCTCGCCCCTCGACATCATCGCCCCCTTCCCCCCCGACGCCCTCGACACCGAAGTGCGCCCCGGGGTCGACGCCCTGCGCGCCAGCCGCTACTTCGGCATGACCGGCCAGGCCGGGGCCATCGCCGTGTTCGGCCAGGGCAGCGACGACAACTCCTACCTGGCCACCCTCGAGGGGGGACCCACCGGCGTCGACCTGCTCGGCATCGCCGGGGTGCTGCGCGAGCGGACGATGGGCGGCGTCGGCCTGGCCACCCAGCTCTTCGGCATGGGGCTCAAGGGCGAACTGGCCTGGTTCGAGGGACGCGACCCCGACCGGCCCGGCGGTGATCTGCACGACGACTTCGCCATCGCCGGCCTCGAAGCCGACTACCGCTTCGACAACGGCCTGATCCTGTTCACCCAGTACCTGCACAACGGCGCCGGCGCCGGCGACCCCGCCGCCTACCCCGAGGCCCTCGCCTCCGCCGCCGTCCAGGAGGGGCTGAGCTTTCTGCTCGGCCGCCACTACCTGCTGGTCGCCCCCAGCTACCAACTGCACCCCCTGGCCACCGTGAGCGGCCTGCTCATCTGGAATCTCGAAGACGATTCCTTTCTGTTGCGCCCCCTGCTCGACCTCTCCCTCTCCGACAACCTCGCCCTGCAGCTGTTCTGGAACCTCACCCACGGCGCCAAGCCCCGCCAGGTTTTCGGCCTCCCCATCCCCCGCAGCGAGTTCGGCAGCGCCAGCGACAGCGGCGGGGTGTTTTTGAAATATTTCTTCTAAATTTTTTCCATTAATTTTCTTTACACAGGCCCATCAGGGTAATAGTTTCAGGGGGATGGGTTTGCCTGATCATGGCGCGCACACTTAGGTGCGCCCCTACGCCTCTGGACCGCCATGCCTTACGATCCCGATATTCACCACCGTCGCTCCTTCCGTTTGAAAGGGTACGATTACTCGCGATCCGGTGCCTATTTTGTGACAATTTGCGTGCAAAACCGGGAATGCCTGTTCGGGGAAATCGCGGATGGGATGATGGTTTTGAACGACGCCGGACAGATGGTTACAAAATGGTGGCAGGAATTAACGAATAAATTCCCCACCGTCCGCCCCGGCATCTCTGTGGTCATGCCCAACCATTTCCACGGAATCGTTTGGATCGTAGGGGCGGACCTGCGTGTTCGCCCTGCCCCGCGCATCCGCACCGGTCTTGAAATCGGTCCCAATTCCAATCATGGCAAAAACCAGGGCGCACACGTAGGTGCGCCCCTACCGGAAATTGTTCAATGGTTTAAAACAATGTCCACCAACGCCTACATCAACGGCGTGAAAAACCACAATTGACCCCCTTTCCCCGGCCGTTTGTGGCAACGCAATTATTACGAACGCGTCATCCGCCACGACGACGAATTACACCAGGCCCGCCAATACATCACCGACAACCCGGCAAAATGGGCCCAGGACCAGGAAAACCCGGCCAATCAGCCGTAGGGGCGGACCTGCGTGTCCGCCCTGCCCCGTATATCCGCACCGGTCTTGAAATCGGTCCCAATTCCAATCATGGCAGAAACCTGGGCGCACACGCAGGTGCGCCCCTACACGCCCCCCCAAAAAAATCCCCCTTCCCTTTTTCTCAAATTCTCTGCTAATATCCGCCCGTCGCTCCCGGCTGTGGGGCGGCTTTTTTCGTTTGGGCGCTTTTTAGCCCGCTAAAACTCTCTTTTTCCAGAAAGGAAACAACTTACTATGCGGCGGCAGATTACCGCGTGTCTGGTGCTGTGTTCCCTGATGCTCTCCTCCTGCGGCGGTTCCCCGGTGGACCGTCTCAAAAATGGCGTGAACGCTCTGGGCGAACAGGCCACGGCCCTGGGGCTGAAACGGGCCATGGGGGTGGGGGTCCGCGAGGTGGTGAACCGGCTGGGTCAGGTCGGCGGCTATCTCGACAACCCCCTGGTGCGGCTGGTGGTGCCGCCGCCGTTTCTGCTGGCGGCGGACCTGCTGCGCATGGGCGGCACCCTGGTGCAGAAGGACCCGGTGGAGGCCGGCCTGAACCTGGCCGCCGAGCGCGCGGCGCCGTTGGCGGGGCCGATTCTGCTGGCGGCGCTTGAGCAGACCTCGGTGCCCACCATGCGTGAACTGCTGAATGCCGGGGAGACGGCCGCGACCGACTACCTGCGCAAGCAGACCGAGGGGAAGCTGGTCGAGGTCTTTCAACCGGCGATTTCCGCGACCCTGGCCGAAACCGGGGCGCTGGAGCAGTACCGGAAGGTCATGGAGGGCGCCAAGGACTTGCAGCCGGCCGAACAGCCCGCCGAGGGGACCGTGGCCGAACCCGCGGTCTCCCTGGAGCAGTACGCCACCACCCAGGCCATCGATGGCCTCTTCAAGCTGCTCGGCTCCGAAGAGCAGCGCATCCGCCAGGGGCCCGAGTTCGGGGACCTGGGGCTGCTGCCCGGCAAGTGATCCGCCGGCCGGAGGGCTGGGGCTGCAACGCTCCAGAGGGAGCGAAGGAGGGCACTTGTCAAACGGTTTTGCTCTGCTAACCTTTGAGCCAGTGCGTCTTCATTGTTTTTTATTCATCCCTGCTGCGATTGACCGGGAAGGAGGAATCCCATGAAATCTTCCAGGTTGTGTTGTCTGGCCCTGGCATGGCTGCTGTGCGGGGTGCTGGCCGCCTCGGCCTGGGCGGAGAACCGGCCGGGCGCCTTCACGCTGACGCCTTTCGTCGGCGGGCAGCTGTTCGAGGGCGACCAGAGAATCGAGGATGAATTGACCTACGGGCTGGGCCTGGGCTTCAACCTGACCCGGCGCTGGGGGATGGAGCTGGCCGGAAGCTATGTCGACACGGCCTTCGAGTCCCCCGCCTCGGGCGATGTCAAGGCGCTGGCCTACCACCTGGACGTGCTTTACAACTTCATGCCGAGCAGCGCCTTCGTCCCCTATCTGGCCATCGGCGGCGGCGCCATCACCTTCGACCCGGACGGAGGCGGCAGCGAGACCGAGGCCCTGGGCAACTACGGCTTCGGCCTGAAGAGCTTTTTCACCGACAACCTGGCCCTGCGCTTCGACGCCCGCCACCTGCTCTACGAGGCGAACAGCGACCTGGAGCACAACCTGCTCATGAACCTCGGGCTGAACCTCAACTTCGGCGGCGCCAAGGCGGCGCCCCCGCCCCGCCCGGAGCCGGAGCCGCCGAGGGACAGCGACGGTGACGGGGTTTACGACGACCACGACCGCTGCCCCGGCACCCCCTCGGGGGTGAGGGTGGACGCCAGGGGCTGCCCGCTGGACAGCGACGGCGACGGCGTGGCCGACCATCTCGACAAATGCCCCGGCACCCCCAAGGGGGCGCCGGTGGACAACCGCGGCTGCCCGCTGGACAGTGACGCGGACGGGGTGGCCGACCACCTCGACCAGTGCCCCGGCACGCCCAAGGGGACCATGGTGGACGAGACGGGGTGCGATTTGAAGTTCACCCTGCACATCGAGTTCGACACCGACAAGGCGCAGATCCGCCCCGAGTATCACGCCGAGCTGGCCAAGGCGGCGGAGTTCACCCAAAAGTACCAGGCGCCGACCTTCCTGATTGCCGGCCACACCGACAACGTCGGCAGTGCCGACTACAATGCCGAACTGTCCCTGCGCCGGGCCGAAAGCGTCCGCCGCTACCTGATCGAGAAGTTCGGGATCCCCGCCGAGCGGTTGGTGGCCCGCGGTTACGGCTTGACCAAACCCGTGGCCGATAACCGCAGCGCCGAGGGGCGGCAGAAGAACCGCCGGGTGGAGGTCATCTGCTGCGTGGTGATCCCCGAGTAGGCGGACCCCACCTGCATGGCGGCGCCCGAATACGAAAAGGGCCGGGAAATCCCGGCCCTTTTCGCATGAAAGAGGATGTCTGGCTGGCCCCTCCCGTGCGGTTTGTCCTGGGGCGCCAGGGGCAGATCTGCGGGTCGGCCCGGGGCGAACCCCCAGGTTCGCCCCTGCAACCATAGAGAGACGCCGATGGGGTTCGCTTTGCTAATCGGCAACAGCCGGGGCGAAGCGCCGCAGGCGTGCCCTGAGCTGGTCCACCT
This window encodes:
- a CDS encoding ABC transporter ATP-binding protein, with the protein product MSLIELNNITKIYPLGSQQVTAVAEVDLSIGAGEFTVLAGPSGSGKTTLLNLMGCLDQPTRGSVTIAGKSVGERSVRELADFRLHNIGFIFQSYNLIPVLTAAENAEFTLMLQGFAAPERRRRIAALFEELGIGGLEERRPNDLSGGQQQRVAVARAMAAEPSVILADEPTANLDSKTSEDLLRLMRRINAEKGTTFVFSSHDALVISLARRVVRLKDGRLEADERQDGKNSEVRIQESEENLNQGP
- a CDS encoding transposase, which produces MPYDPDIHHRRSFRLKGYDYSRSGAYFVTICVQNRECLFGEIADGMMVLNDAGQMVTKWWQELTNKFPTVRPGISVVMPNHFHGIVWIVGADLRVRPAPRIRTGLEIGPNSNHGKNQGAHVGAPLPEIVQWFKTMSTNAYINGVKNHN
- a CDS encoding DUF4197 domain-containing protein; protein product: MRRQITACLVLCSLMLSSCGGSPVDRLKNGVNALGEQATALGLKRAMGVGVREVVNRLGQVGGYLDNPLVRLVVPPPFLLAADLLRMGGTLVQKDPVEAGLNLAAERAAPLAGPILLAALEQTSVPTMRELLNAGETAATDYLRKQTEGKLVEVFQPAISATLAETGALEQYRKVMEGAKDLQPAEQPAEGTVAEPAVSLEQYATTQAIDGLFKLLGSEEQRIRQGPEFGDLGLLPGK
- a CDS encoding OmpA family protein, which codes for MKSSRLCCLALAWLLCGVLAASAWAENRPGAFTLTPFVGGQLFEGDQRIEDELTYGLGLGFNLTRRWGMELAGSYVDTAFESPASGDVKALAYHLDVLYNFMPSSAFVPYLAIGGGAITFDPDGGGSETEALGNYGFGLKSFFTDNLALRFDARHLLYEANSDLEHNLLMNLGLNLNFGGAKAAPPPRPEPEPPRDSDGDGVYDDHDRCPGTPSGVRVDARGCPLDSDGDGVADHLDKCPGTPKGAPVDNRGCPLDSDADGVADHLDQCPGTPKGTMVDETGCDLKFTLHIEFDTDKAQIRPEYHAELAKAAEFTQKYQAPTFLIAGHTDNVGSADYNAELSLRRAESVRRYLIEKFGIPAERLVARGYGLTKPVADNRSAEGRQKNRRVEVICCVVIPE